DNA sequence from the Nicotiana tomentosiformis chromosome 3, ASM39032v3, whole genome shotgun sequence genome:
CAGGCGATTCTTTTCAAAACGCTCTCTTTTtagtgctttggtgaagatatcagATACTTGGTCCTCTATTTTGCAGAACTTCATACAAATGAGACCTTTTTTAACATTGTCCCTCATAAAATGGTGTCGCACATGAATGTGCTTTGTCCTCTTATGCTAAATGAGGTTCTTTGCCATATTGAGGGCACTTGTGTTGTCACACAACAGTGGTACACAGTCTGAGAATACACCAAAATCTTCTAATTATTGCTTGATCCATAGTAGTTTAGCACAACATGAGACAGCTACTACATATTCAGCTTCTGCAGTTGAATGGGCTacaaaattttatttctttgttCCCCATGAAATTAAGCATAATCCCAGAAAATGAGCCATATCAGATGTGCTCTTCCTATCCACCAAGTAACCAGCATAATCAGCATCACCTTATCCAATTAAGTCAAAATTGTCTCCTGAGGGATAATAGAGGACCATGTCCTGTGTTCCTTTGAGATATGTCAGAATTCTTTTAGCATCTTTCAAATGAGATTCTTTAGGACTTGATTGGAATCTAGCACACAACCCCGCACTGAACACAATGTCAGGTCTGCTGGTTGTTAGGTACAAGAGAGAACCAGTGATACCCTAATACATGGTTTCATTTATAGGGGAACATGGTTCGTCTGTGTCTAGACGAGTGGCAGTAGCAATGGGAGTATCAATGGTCTTTGAACTTTCCATCTTAAACCTCTTCAGAATCTCCTTAATGTATTTATGTTGACTTGTCATCGTTCCTTTAGAGGTTTGCTTAACTTGTAGTCCTAGGAAGAAGTTTAGTTCCCCCATCATACTCATCTCAAACTCGCTTCCCATAAGCTTGGAAACTCCTCACACAAGGAGTCATTTGTTGCACCAAAGATGATGTCGTCAACATAGACCTGCACAATTAGCAGGTTCCTCCCTCTTTTCTTTAGAAAAAGAATGTTGTCAATTTTCCCTCTAGTGAAGCCATTTTCCATAAGGAACCTGGATAACCTTTCATATCATGCACGAGGGGCCTGATTTAATCCATAGAGGCCTTGTCAAACTTGAATACATGTTCAGGATGCTCATGGCATTCAAAACCGGGTGGTTGTTTGACAAAGACTTCTTCTTTCAAATATCCATTCATAAAAGCACTCTTAACGTCCATTCGGAACAATTTGAATTTCAAATGAGATATAAAAGCAATAAGAATTCTGATAGCTTCCattcttgcaactggagcaaatgtttcttcataatcaatCACTTCTTCTTGATTATAGCCTTGAACCACCAGCCTGGCCTTATTTCTTGTTGTATTACCAAAGTTatcaagcttgtttctgaacacccACTTAGTTCCACTAACTGTTATATCTGTTGGTCGAGGAACCAAGTGTCATACACTGTTTTTCTCAAATTGATGGAGCTCTTCTTTCATAGCAGTAATCCAgtcagcatctttcaatgcttccttgatatttttCAGCTTAATTTGAGACAGAAAAGCTGATAAAGAAAACATGTTTCTTAACTTTGATCTAATATGAATTCCTGAATATAGTGGAGTGATTACATTCTGCGGAGGATATGAGATTTTGCTCTTCCAGTTAGACACCTGAATCTTAGGGTGTAAAGGACCAGATTCTGCCGTATGAGACCCATCATTGGCATCCATAGAAGTGTGAGTACCACTTCTACGCTCAGCATTAGGGGTGCCTTGCACAACATTAACAACTCTATTTTCCATTTTAGTTATTGTGATAGAGGGACCGGGTTCCTCTGAATTAGCTGGAGGTTCTGTTGCATCTTCTCCACTAGACTCCTTGACTTGACTCTTCGGATCTGCCTTCCCATTTGCCATATCAATGACTTCTCCAGGAACCTTTGAATACTTTCCAtcttgatcattcttatcatgtgaaTCCTTCCCACTTGATTGGTGTTATTCATCAAAGATTATATGTACTCTTTCCTCCAcacattgagttcttttgttgCAGACCTTCTATGATTTGCTTTGTTAAGAATAACCAAAAAACAACCCTTCAACACTTTTAGCATCAAACTTTCCCAATGCTTCCTTACCATTATTGAGAACAAAACATTTACAACCAAATGCTCTCACGTAAGTCAGCTTTGGTTTTCTCTCGTTTATCAATTCATACAGGGTCTTGTTTAGGAGGGACATGATCATGCACTTGTTTATCAAATAGCAGGCATTCACTGCCTCAGCCCAAAAGCTCTTTGGTACGCCACTGTCAATTAGCATCGTCCTTGCCATGTCTTCGAGAGTTCTATTTTTCCTAtctacaacaccattttgttgggggTGTTCTAAGAGCTGAAAAATTATGACTTATACCATTTTCAGcacaaaattcatcaaattttgCATTGTCAAATTCGGTACCATGATCAAATCTTATGCTCACAATATTATAGCTCATCTTCAATTGGACCTGCTTCACAAAGGCATCAAATATTGgaaaggtttcatccttggttctgaggaacaaggtccatgtgaatttgaaataatcatcaacaataacaaagatgtacttctttcctcctctgcTGGGCATCCTCATAGATCCACACATATCCATATGGAGATGATCTAGTGGCCTTAAGGTGCTTACTTCCTTCTTTGGCTTGAATGAGGACCTATCTTGTTTCCTTTtcacacatgcatcacacacgtTGTGATCTTGGAACTTTGACTTCAGCAGCcaacgaaccaggtccttcttgatTATCTTGTTCAATAGAGAGAAGCTTGTATGCCCCAATCTTCTGTACCACAGCTCAACATCATCATGAACATCACTCAAACAAGTAAGATCGCCACTGTTCAGAGACTCAAAGTGTGCAACATAGATGTTTTTGAATCTTTTTGCCACCAAAACCACTTCACTTGTTACAAGATTGGTGACAATGCAAGACTTTGATAAGAACTCCATTTTGTTTCCTTTTCCGCATATTTGAGAGACACTCAGCAGGCTGTATTCAAGCCATtcatataatacatattttcagtTGAATGAGTGAGTGTCTTACCAAATTTTTCAACTCCCAGGatgtatccctttttgccattACTAAAGGACACACTCTTACCTTGCAGGTCTTTGACTGAAAGGAAATCATCATTACTTCCAGTCATGTGTTTAGAACAACCACTATCTATGTACCATCTTTGGCTGCTTCCTTTCAGGGCTGCATGCACAAGGAA
Encoded proteins:
- the LOC138908001 gene encoding uncharacterized protein, which translates into the protein MARTMLIDSGVPKSFWAEAVNACYLINKCMIMSLLNKTLYELINERKPKLTYVRAFGCKCFVLNNGKEALGKFDAKSVEGGKDSHDKNDQDGKYSKVPGEVIDMANGKADPKSQVKESSGEDATEPPANSEEPGPSITITKMENRVVNVVQGTPNAERRSGTHTSMDANDGSHTAESGPLHPKIQVSNWKSKISYPPQNVITPLYSGIHIRSKLRNMFSLSAFLSQIKLKNIKEALKDADWITAMKEELHQFEKNSV